From a region of the Solanum stenotomum isolate F172 chromosome 2, ASM1918654v1, whole genome shotgun sequence genome:
- the LOC125855137 gene encoding wound-induced proteinase inhibitor 1-like: MESKFAHIIVLFLLATSFEILMARKEGDGREVIKLLKKLESESWCKGKQFWPELIGVPTKLAKEIIEKENPSINDVPIILNGSPVPLDYRCNRVRLFDNILGSVVQIPRVA; encoded by the exons atggagTCAAAGTTTGCTCACATCattgttttgtttcttcttgCAACTT CCTTTGAAATTCTCATGGCACGAAAAGAAGGTGATGGGCGAGAAGTCATAAAACTTCTAAAGAAATTGGAATCAGAGTCTTGGTGCAAAG GAAAACAATTCTGGCCAGAACTTATTGGTGTACCAACAAAGCTTGCTAAGGAAATAATTGAGAAGGAAAATCCATCCATAAATGATGTTCCAATAATACTGAATGGCTCTCCAGTCCCATTGGATTATCGTTGTAATCGAGTTCGTCTTTTTGATAACATTTTGGGTTCTGTAGTACAAATTCCTAGGGTGGCATAA
- the LOC125855136 gene encoding proteinase inhibitor 1-like, which produces MEAKFAHIIVFFLLATSFETFNAQSEGLEFIKLLKELKSVHESKPNLECQGKPMWPELIGVPAQYAKGIIEKENSFITDVEIVLNGSPVTADFSCNRVRIVVNILDYAVSMPVIG; this is translated from the exons ATGGAGGCAAAGTTTGCTCACatcattgttttctttcttcttgcAACTT CCTTTGAAACTTTCAATGCACAAAGTGAAGGGCTAGAATTCATCAAACTTCTAAAGGAATTGAAATCTGTTCATGAGTCCAAGCCCAACTTGGAATGCCAAG GAAAACCAATGTGGCCAGAACTTATTGGTGTACCAGCACAGTATGCTAAGGGAATAATTGAGAAGGAAAATTCATTCATAACTGATGTTGAGATAGTATTGAATGGTTCTCCAGTCACAGCTGATTTTAGTTGTAATCGAGTTCGTATTGTTGTAAACATCTTGGATTATGCTGTATCAATGCCTGTGATTGGTTAA